ATCTATTACCCCCTCCTTCTTCATCTGAGCCTGATCGTTGTCAAACCTCAACAAACAACTACTACACCCCGTCACAAATACCTCAGGATTTATCTCCTCTATCATCTTACTCGCCTTCTTCTTAAACAAACTCCAAGACTTGTCCCTCGCTAAACTACCCAACGCACCCATACCACAACAATCTGTCATCATGCTATACCACGGCGCTACCCCTCCTAACGCCTCACATATCTCCCTCAACCTCCTCGGCTGAAACGTATTCTCATCATTCGCCGGATACGCCTTGCTCGGCCATAAATTGTGACACCCTACCTGCACCCCACATACCATCCCATTCAACGGATACTTCACCGCCTTCCTCAACTCCTCTAACCCAATAAAATCATATATATAATTGTATATGTTGTACACCTTCACCTTCCCCTCATACCTCATACCCACACTTCCCAGTATCTCGTTAACCTTCTCCTTTATCTCAGGATGCTTCTCCATGTGATATCTCGCCTCATTCAAACTCCCATAACAACTACCACACCCCGTTACCATCACCTCTAATCCCTTACCCTCTGCTATCGCCATGTTCCACGCTGATCCCACACACCACCCCACTAAATCCACCGATGGCATCGTCCCAAACGCCGGACAACATGTCGCTCCCTCTAAATCCACTACCTCCACCCCCAACTCCTTCAACAAATACCTCATCGAATACTCTATATCCGGCCTCCTCAACGGTATGTTACATCCTAAAAACAATCCTACCCTCTTCATCTCTTCCCTCCTTTTTCTTTAGTCAAGTGGAAACGGTGCTACCTCTGCTAACGCTGTCTGCTTCATTACCTCCTGAAACTTCTTCCTCATCTCCTCATTCCCTATCACCGTAGGTGGCATCTCAGGTAACCCCACCTTCTTCCTCCTCTCCTCAAATCCCTTAACTATCACCGCATGCCCCCTCTCATAATAGTTCCTCAAACCATCTATCGTGTTAGATGGCATCGCATACTCCCTAAAACACACCCTCCTTATCGCCTGTATCAACTCATATGGCTTAATGTCCATCGGACATACCTCCACACACCGGTTACAACTCTGACACCCCCACACCGATGAATCATCCAAAAATATCTCCTTCAACCCCAACATGCTCGCATGCACTATCCTCTTGATAAAATACTCCAACCCAGCTAACGCCATCGGACAAGTTGCCGCACACCTACCACACTGGATACACTCCCTCAACTCCTTAACAGGCATCCCCATCGCCTCAAGCTCTTCCCAAAACTCCTTCATAAACTCCTCATCCAACTTTATAACATTCACTTCCTTCTCCATTATCCTACCCCCTTTGGTTTCTTTCTTTTATTAATCAACCGTTATAGCTCTAATCTGCTCTATTATCTGCTCGGTGGTAAATCCATGGAAAACGATGGCTTTGGAAGGACAAGCTGCTGCACAGGTTCCACATCCAGCACAAAGGGCTGGCTCAACCTTGGCCTTATAAACCCCTTTATACTCTTCAAGCACTATCGCGTTATATGGACAAAGCTGTATACATACACCACAACTACTACACTTATCCCTTATCACCTCGGCAGATATAGCTTCAAACCTGATTTTACCTGGTAATACCAAAGCTGCCGCCGCAGAAGAAGCAGCCCTTGATTGAGCGATAGATTCTGGAATATCCTTAGGCCCCTGCACACATCCTGCGATAAATACGCCTTTAGCAGAAGTTTCTACTGGATAAAGTTTGGTGTGAAC
Above is a genomic segment from Thermodesulfobacterium commune DSM 2178 containing:
- a CDS encoding CoB--CoM heterodisulfide reductase iron-sulfur subunit B family protein — encoded protein: MKRVGLFLGCNIPLRRPDIEYSMRYLLKELGVEVVDLEGATCCPAFGTMPSVDLVGWCVGSAWNMAIAEGKGLEVMVTGCGSCYGSLNEARYHMEKHPEIKEKVNEILGSVGMRYEGKVKVYNIYNYIYDFIGLEELRKAVKYPLNGMVCGVQVGCHNLWPSKAYPANDENTFQPRRLREICEALGGVAPWYSMMTDCCGMGALGSLARDKSWSLFKKKASKMIEEINPEVFVTGCSSCLLRFDNDQAQMKKEGVIDFEVPAVHVAQLVALALGAEPEKAVGLAEVPVDKVVEKIRAGGK
- a CDS encoding 4Fe-4S dicluster domain-containing protein; the encoded protein is MEKEVNVIKLDEEFMKEFWEELEAMGMPVKELRECIQCGRCAATCPMALAGLEYFIKRIVHASMLGLKEIFLDDSSVWGCQSCNRCVEVCPMDIKPYELIQAIRRVCFREYAMPSNTIDGLRNYYERGHAVIVKGFEERRKKVGLPEMPPTVIGNEEMRKKFQEVMKQTALAEVAPFPLD